In Candidatus Angelobacter sp., the following proteins share a genomic window:
- a CDS encoding DUF4185 domain-containing protein translates to MRLRNLFFCSAIFFIAAARAVAQNGLTLTWITNSSVKMEQVIGDKDWADAARGTNTPTTSLTVTRFHVLGNGLGYSFEHDGKLIFLFGDTISEDPTNLNYHAADPIAWSTSTDPEAGLLINFYTNSDGSPLFVKPSGIKMGPDDVPNSGFSLNDRIYLICHTGSDTSNTNNSHQGDYSVLVSFDEAGQTFTTNRTISMLDSNLDSRSMMQGHFIIDSPHIYGTNVIMFGLGEYRATDIYLSIVPTNSFLSGAGTRYFAGLTNGQPLWNNFESNAAPVVVDNPTNGPPWPNDFPTIGNVSVIYSADLGLW, encoded by the coding sequence GTGCGCCTCCGGAACCTGTTTTTTTGCAGTGCGATTTTCTTTATCGCAGCGGCTCGCGCCGTCGCTCAGAACGGTCTGACTCTGACCTGGATCACCAATTCCTCCGTCAAGATGGAGCAGGTCATCGGCGACAAGGACTGGGCCGATGCAGCGAGAGGGACCAACACACCGACCACCAGCCTGACCGTCACGCGATTTCACGTTCTGGGGAACGGCCTCGGTTATTCGTTCGAACACGACGGCAAGCTCATCTTCCTCTTCGGCGATACCATCAGCGAAGACCCGACCAACCTGAATTACCACGCCGCGGATCCAATCGCCTGGAGCACCAGCACCGATCCCGAAGCGGGATTGCTCATCAATTTTTACACCAACAGCGACGGATCGCCCCTCTTCGTCAAGCCATCGGGAATCAAAATGGGACCGGACGACGTGCCAAACTCCGGATTCAGCCTCAACGACCGGATTTACCTCATCTGCCACACCGGTTCGGACACGAGCAACACCAACAATTCGCACCAGGGCGATTACTCGGTCCTGGTGAGCTTCGACGAAGCGGGCCAGACGTTCACCACGAACCGCACGATCTCGATGCTCGATTCAAACCTGGATTCCCGAAGCATGATGCAGGGGCACTTCATCATTGATTCACCCCACATCTACGGAACCAACGTGATCATGTTCGGCCTGGGAGAGTATCGCGCGACGGACATCTATCTTTCCATCGTTCCGACAAACAGTTTTTTGAGCGGAGCGGGAACACGTTACTTTGCCGGCCTCACCAACGGGCAGCCGTTGTGGAACAACTTTGAGTCAAACGCGGCGCCCGTGGTGGTGGACAATCCGACGAACGGCCCGCCCTGGCCCAATGATTTCCCGACGATCGGCAATGTCTCGGTGATTTATTCGGCCGACCTTGGCCTTTGG